The Drosophila sechellia strain sech25 chromosome 2L, ASM438219v1, whole genome shotgun sequence region TGTAAACACAAAACATATCATTGCAATCCATTAGTTTAAAGGCTTTGATTACAAATATACTAATTATTCTAAAGGGGATAAGACAGTTTTAATGACATAAATTGTTAGAAAAACTATATTAGGATATAAAAGTAATGCAGCGTTTCCGACcctataaaatatacatatagtgacgtatttgggtggtccaaaccagccacttctattatttcaaagaaaacagtaatgcactctagtaattttccataatgtatcccagctgcgcagtaGTGTTGTGTCGTTCGTGAACGAACGAACTAAATTGAACTATTCACCAAACTGAACGAACGAACTAGGTCTGCCTTTATAGTTCAATATAGTTCGATAGTTCAAtttagttcacttagttcaatatagttcacttagttcacgtCGTTCATTTTGATCTCTTACCCTGATCGTTCGTTCGTtgttcacttagttcgataggtcggtctgagttcacttagttcgataggtcggtctgagttcacttagttcgataggtcggtctgagttcacttagttcgataggtcggtctgagttcacttagttcgataggtTGGTCTTAGTTCATTTAGTTCGAAAGTTCGCTTATCGAATAAGCTGATTAATTTTCGCATACATTTAAAACTACGGTTTACAAGTTTGTGCGTATCTATGGCTTCAAAACGAAAGCATAGCAAAGTTTGGAATTTCTTTGATTCAGTGGATGAGAAGAGTGCTAAATGCAAATACTGCAAAACTGTGCTTAGTGTGGCTGGTGGATCGCAAGGAAACTTATCGCGTCACCTTAAAAATAAGCACCCAGCAGCTTTGGAGGAAACAAAGCGCCAAACCAATGAAAGCCGACAGGAAGCAAATGTAAAcataatattttgatttattcatTTAAGTAGGCTTACTAAAttcttgatttcttttaaCATAGACTCCTCAGATAATTGGACCCCAACAGCAAGTAATAACTTCGTTCATTCAACGACCACCGGCTGCCGGGAAAGCTGAGAAAATTGATAGGCAACTAGTTCGTATGATTGCAAAAGGTCATCATGCATTGCGAATTGTAGAAGAGCCTGATTTCAAGCAGCTCATAGATGATGTGTCTAATTGCCCCGGATACAAGATGCCCACTCGAAAAACGCTGTCCAACGTGCTTCTTCCAAAGCTTCGGGACGAAATTGTTGGTAGCGTCAAAGAAAAAATGGAGCTGGCATCTGCAGTTTGTTTGACAACGGATTGTTGGACCTCTCTTGCAAATGAAAGTTATATTGCTgtaacagctcattttattgaGAGTAAGGCAACTGTTATGAGCTCACATATGATTGCATGCGAGGCATTCGTTGAGCagcacagtggtcaaaatcTGTGcgcattttttcaaaaaatagcagAAAGATGGAGTATAGAGAACAAAATATCTGCTGTGGTTTCCGATAATGCTGCAAATATTGTCAATGCCATTAAAACAGGATATTGGCCACATATACCATGTTTTGCACATAGCTTGAACCTAATTGTGTAAAAAGGACTCCGCGAAATCAGCGTTGTACAAAACAAAGTCAAACTCATTGTGGAGTTTTTCAATCGTAGCACTTTCGGCCTTAAGAAGCTGAAGTCAACTCAAACCCAATTGAACTTGCCCGATCTCAAATTGATTCAAGATGTGTCAACTCGTTGGAATTCAACTTTTAAAATGCTAGAAAGGCTTGTTGTGTTGAAAGATGCTCTTATATTAACACTTTCTACTCTGCGTTCTGAATTAAACTTATCTCAGAATGAGTGGGCGATAGTAGAAGAGTTACTGCCTATATTAAAACCATTCATGGAGGTAACAGAAGAAATATCAGCAGAAAAGAATGTAACCCTTTCAAAGGTTATAGTTCTTGCGATTTTGCTACAGAACTGTTTGAATAACAAAACGCCTAAGGATAAATGTGTTGCTGCACTTGTTGCAGTTCTAAAAGCTGAGATGAATCGACGATTTTGCAAGCTGGAAAGTAACGAACTCTACGCAGAGAGTAACATTTTAGATCCTCGATTTAAAGGTCGTTGGTTCAAGTCAAAAGAAGAATACGAAAAGGCTGTTTGTAATCTTAAAAGGAAAGTAACTCCAATTCGTCTCAACAGCGAAAATTATGAATTCGAATCACCTGCGTTTGAAACTAATTCAGCCAATCAGAGTTCGGTTTGGTGTGATTTTGACAGTGAGTTCAAGAACACGACAAAGGCTGCAAACACTACCGGTTCTGCCGAGAAAGAGATGGAAAAATACCTCGAAGAGGAATTTATACCGAGGACTGCTGACCCTTTGGTTTGGTGGGaacaaagaaagaaattgtatccGCATCTATATTCTTACAGCCTTAAGCGACTATGCCTTATGGCTACATCAGTTCCTTGCGAACGCCTATTTTCAAGTGCTGGGGAAATCATCCGAAAAAGACGGATGCTACTAAAACCTAATAAAGTGGAAAATCTAATGTTCCTTCATAGCAACATGTAGATGGATCACAGGTATAAACATAATTTTATCATATGTTATTGAAAATGTTCCCTAATAAACTTCTCTATTCTCTTttcaaaaatcaaataaatgcattaaaaataatatattatctGTTTGTAAActctttattatttcttattattattatgtataaGTGTTTTTgacataaattgaataaataatattaattttcaatgaCAGCATTGTATGAAATAAAttcataacatttttttttttttgaagcacCTTTAAGCAAGTTTAAAAAATGAACGATTGAACTAAATGAACGACCTAGTTCATTGATTTTaaacgaacgaacgaacttATTCCTCAAATTGAACTAGGATTACCCAACTCtactgcgcagcattcgtttatctttggcagcgcagccgttcttgtaaacatcctaaagcctgacctaagcagatttgactgccctctttcaacgctacctaatcttaagaacccaagagcgaggctctcccgaaatacaaatattgttcaaatactgaggcttctcctcattccaatttgcatttgatttttagtcttaagctgagatccaaagaataaagtcgtgaaactatttctcctaaaaactattttttatttcttggcgttgtccttagtcaactgacgggacattagttcgactcaaaaataaaacaacaattttacttgCGCAGCcggtaggatacaaaagtatacgaaaaaagaaccttcgagtggaaaataagttaaattttatagtccagtgctcgaaacatctcccaaaataaattcgtgaaaactcttcaacttggattataattccaattcggttatccaataataagtggaagtgaaatacgaaacaaaaacattaagtccaaaggcaactaagttttaaaacaaacatataaaaataaaaaataaaacacaaaatttaaaaattttacaataaaaatgtcacaaccaattattgcgctgagcgacaacaaccttgccgaagcccgtcggcagcttaaagacattatgccattcaagggtgatccagaaacccttcacacctttatcagcagagtggattacgtaatttcgctctaccaaacaaatgatgtccgacaacagaggattctactgggagccatcgaaaggaacttggacggacagattacacgatctttgggacttccgaacatcgaagattggcctacccttaaagcaagactcatcgcggaatttaaaattcaaacaccaaactacaaacttctggagaacttcagggagacaccatacagaggaagcctaagagcattctgggaagaagcggaaagacgacgtcaattactaatttcgaaactacacctggaaggtaaccaatcggattttcttatttatattcaggctattaaagaatctattaagatactgataaggaaactaccaatacaattattcactattttagcccatcacgatattacagacttaagatccttaattaccattgcacaaaatgagggaatttatgaagaacacattaattttgaattttataaaaacccagaatatcgtaataaaaattcaaattctaatcagaattcgaaagcacaaaaattcaatacaaatgttcaaactcaaaatcgaccaagttactcacaatattcccaacccttccaacctaattttaatcaatacattcaaccatttagacctagctatacACGGCAGATGACTAATAACCCACCAatgtggcacgcacctaattatttcagacccaaccaatacataaacacacaacccattattcaaaaaaatcctttccaacaatatcccaacaaagcccaaaatccccaaacaacgcattttagaggaaatacaGTTGCGGTAACAATAATAGCACCATAAGCACATTTCGTGTTTGCCCCATCGTTTCTCtattttctgacattttttcataatttttttaactaATCTTAAATACTGCAATGATTTTCaatcgtaataataaaattggtaAAAGATCTAAtggatattttaaaaatagttggtaaaacaaaaaaaaccttCAAGTTTAGgcggtaacaaaaatagcactgtttctcgtattttgctaaaactaaatcaaaaaataaaataagagttcaACAAATGGATTATATCTTAAGAACTATGCTTaaagaatattaatatttggttGCGTGACCATTGTaggcaatgacagctgcgcaTCCTCTTGGCATGGAGTCCACCAAGTCCTGGTACCGTTTTTGAGGAATTTTGCTCCATGAATCCTTGATCCTCGATCTCCCATGAAACCAAAGTTCCTCGTTATTGTTGGGTTTGGCTTCAGAAACCTTTTTTTTACGTCCGCACAAAGTTTTTCGATTGGATTCAAGTCGGGTGACTGAGCAGGCCATTTCATTACTCGGATCGATTTCTGCTCAAATCACTTTCGAGCTCTCTTGCTCGTGTGTTTTCGGTCGTTATCCTGTTGAAATGTCCCAAAAAAACGGCATTTCATCCTCGGCATATAGTGCCATCACATTTTCCAGGATATCTGTGTAAATGTGCTGATCCATGATGCCTTGAATCATATGAATCGGATCTACTCCATAGTATGAAAAGCACGCCCATACCATGATGTGTGATCCCCCGTGCTTTACCCTCTTAAATGTGAAGCGAGGATTATATTCAGCTCATGGTGGACGCCGAACATAAGACCGAGAGCCTTTCCaaccaaaaaacacaattttgctCTCATCTGACCACAAAAATGTGGCGCCACTTCTCCACAGGCCAGTCCTTGCGTATCTTGGCATATTCGATTCGCTTTGCCACATGCTTAGCAGTCAAAAGCGGGACTTTTCTGGGACTGCACACATTAAGGTTGTTTTGTCTTAAGTGTTTGCGAACTGTTTCCACGCTGGCAGCTATCTGGAGCTCCTTCTTCAGTTCCGTCGCCGGCTTAAAAGGCTCCTTCTTGCTTTGCCGAACCAAGCGCTTGATCTCCACGTTGGACATAGAGGACTTTCTTCCAcgtttttcgttattttcgaCAAACAGAAGTGCGTTGCGGatcattttgtttgaaaaaccaacaaaccgTCCCATTTTAGCGTAGGTTTTACCTTCAgagataatgtttttaatcaaattcctTTTTTCGACGGTAGAATGCTTTCCCCGACCCCATAACTAGAAAATTTTTGGGCttctttcgaaaaaaattcaattaaaacctttaatgcaactccttttttcaaaatttgtcgaaaaaaaacccaaagcaACCACTcctattaattttattcagcaaaaacgtggtcagtgctatttttgttaccgcCTCATTTAGCGCCCTTTTGCAGAAagtgcccaaaaacaaaaaaaaccgTTACATTGAGAGAGTCAAAATTTCTTGCATAGAGAGACAATATATGGTACTTATTATTCATGCAATcagactttaaaaaaaataaacatccaATACCTTTTTTTAGGAAATCAACTTTCCACCTGCAGTAGTGCTATTATTTTAACCGCAGCTGTACATaccctcgactacaacaaacctctacatataaaaatactaacttcccgattactaaacgactaagaccatcggacagtgaccatcaacctcttagatggcttcataacttaaaggaaccgaatgctaagttagaaagatggagagttagattaagcgaataccaatttaaaatagattatattaaagggaaagaaaattcagttgccgatgcattatcaagaattaaaattgaagaaaatcatcatagtgaagctactcaacatagtgcagaagaggacaatagcaaccttattcatttaacagaaaaaacaataaattatttcaaaaaacaaataatctttattaaatccgataaaaataaagtagagcattcaaaaatattcggtaactccattaccacaattcaatatgatgtaatgacacttgaaaaggccaaacaaattttactcgatcactttatccatagaaacattaccatttatattgagagcgatgtagattttgaaattcTTCAAAGAGCACACATAGAATTTGTTATTACCACCtacacaaaagtaattcgcagtcttttcctattaaagaacgttggttcatacgccgaattcaaagaaatcatacttcaatcacatgaaaaacttttacaccctggtatacagaaaatgacaaaattatttaaagaaaatcactcctttccaaatagccaactattaattcagaatataataaacgaatgcaacatatgcaatttggccaaaacagaacatagaaacaccaaaatgcctttaaaaatcacacccaacccggaacattgccgagaaaaatttgtagtagatatttattcatctgagggaaaacattacatcagttgcattgatatttattctaaattcgctacacttgagcaaattaaaactaaggattggatagaatgcagaaacgcattaatgcgcatttttaatcaactaggtaaacccaaattactaaaggcagacagagacggagctttctccagtttatctttgaagcgatggcttgaggaagaagaagtcgaattacagctcaatacagcaaaaaacggggtagcagacgtcgaaagattacacaaaacaataaatgaaaaaattcgtataatcaattcatctgatgatgaagaagtaaaattaagcaagatagaaacaatcctctacacatacaaccataaaattaaacatgacactactggacagacacctgctcaaattttcttatacgctgggcatccaatattagacactcaaaaaattaaagaaaagaaaatagacaaaataaatgaagacagacaggaatttaatattgacactaattacagaaaaggtccactacagaaaggcaaattagaaaacccatttaaaccaaccaaaaatgtagaacagacagaccctgaccattacaaaatcactaatagaaatagagttacgcactactacaaaacgcaattcaaaaaacaaaagaaaattaataaactctcaaataaaatgtgaacagccaaaacattttaaacattaaaacatccacttggattaactacaatgataaccaagtattaatcatatcccacatacccatttacctttcactaataaacacaattaaaataatcccttacccagactccaacggctatcagctagattacaaagacacacaatcatattttgaaaaagaaaataaagtttataataccgaaaataaagaagtaaaaaatgaatgtgtcaccaatattattaaacacttaaatccaatttgtaattttaagccagtacacacgaacgaaataataaaatacatagaaccaaacacaattgtaacctggaacttaacccaaacaattcttaaccaaaatagccaaaattcaattaataaaataaaaatagaaggaaacaaaatgataagactaacgcaatgcaaaatagaaatcaatagtataattttaagtgaaaatctgttaaaaccagaaatagatttgacaccacttaatataataaaaataaatattgtaaaacacgacattgttgagatgatttcagagaacaatattacactttacatacaaatgatcattgtaataatcgcactaattttgttgtactcatatttaagatatgtatcatttaaaccatttatgatgctgtatgcaaaacttaaaataagaaaaaatcaaaatcaaaacacaccacaacaaacagaaatagaagaaactccatttcccacactatatccatcaatcccagcccaagtataggcttctctttaagggaaggggagtgacgtatttgggtggtccaaaccagccacttctattatttcaaagaaatcagtaatgcactctagtaattttccataatgtatcccagctgcgcagcattcgtttatctttggcgcagcgcagccgttcttgtaaacatcctaaagcctgacctaagcagatttgactgccctctttcaacgctacctaatcttaagaacccaagagcgaggctctcccgaaatacaaatattgttcaaatactgaggcttctcctcaatccaatttgcatttgatttttagtcttaagctgagatccaaagaataaagtcgtgaaactatttctcctaaaaactattttttatttcttggcgttgtccttagtcaactgacgggacattagttcgactcaaaaataaaataaataaaaaataaaataaataaaataaaaatggctTGGTATTTCCTTTGGGGTTTACATACTTTTAGTGTTCTACTGTCTGGTTTTGAAAGTCGATTCTATTTATTTGCCCATTATTTATAGAATTGTTTGCCTTTTACTCGTAAACTCGTTGGAAACTCGTACATCTATTGTCATAAAACCCGAAAACGAATTTAACTTTTCTTTCCGTCTGGATTTTCCCATTCTTAGCCGACGCGAACGAAATCAAACTTCACAGCACCCAAATATCTTTACCCAAGTTAACCCGAATGCTAAACTCGGCTAATtgtcgaaaaattaaaactgaaTCGGATGTGTAGAACAAAATAAATAGGTAATTTTGCGCTGAgctaaaaattattattcctGGCAGTCGGGGAACAAAAGAGGGAAAGGTAGGGGACGATGTGTTAATTGCATATCtagaataaaataataaattccaATAGTTAGgagaataaataaaagtgtAGCAACGGGAATTTGGTGGaatcagaaaaaaatattacaagaTTTCCACTTACGTGCAGATGTGCATAGTAAAATTTTGACGGTTAACAACACATTACACTAAAAGTAGTTTAACATTATTAAGGTAGATCAAGTTTTATCATTATCCATAAATAAAGCCGGTTAACAAGGACTCGCACtagaaaaagtttaatttcaataatttcatcaaatgtttattgtaaccattaataatttaattgaaagaaTCGGAACACACACAAATTTATAAATGACTTTTCAGCACACTCACCTTTGCGTTTTCTCACAATCTGACGATACAAGCACTTGCATCAGTACAATGACAAAAAGGCAACTGTTTAAAagccaataaataaaaattcgtGCCCTTTAGATCACGATTCTTGGCACACCTCGAAGAACCATAATCATAGCACGCGAAAAAATCGTTCATTCGCTGTTGGAAGACGCAGTTTTCTTGTTCTGGCGAACCGATCGTTACAGGAGCGATGACTTTAATATTCTAAGTGAATTCCAAAGGGACAGGATTAAAGGATTGTTGGTTTCGACTGAccaaacctttttttttattttgtgatgacctgtatttgtatatttggAAATCGAGTGATTGAAACATTATGTCTTGACAAGACTTTAAATATACTACCAAAATTATCACTGTGTACGGCAGTCCAAGTACAAGTAACAACTTGTAATGAGGCTGGTGAGGTGTAACATCAAccacaaaaaatattaagaagtTCTTGCTAAAAATTATTGACACCTTTGTTAAAATCATAGCAAGTATTTTGAGAATTTTTtcgaaataatattttttgtcGGGTCCTCTATCAGCAAGAACATGTTTAGTAAGAGAACTTTAGTTCTATctcatttaaaaaattattctaCAGCCATAACTGTATTTATGTTGTTTcgatatttaaatttgtaaatttctatcgataaaAATACGTTTTGCCACGTTTACCAAACATACTTTctataaatgttttaatatttgttcGTTTTAATAGGAATACTGAAAACATTTAGTCTACACCTTTTCTCAAACCTTTTTATTCATTTGTTAGACTAGTTCGCAATTCCACTACCCGCGTAAAGGGTATCTGTTAGCCGAGAAACTGGTCTATGGCGTGCTCtcttattttcaatttcaaagcAGTTTGGTCCATGAAATTCCATAACTTTTGATGCAACGCTATAAAAATGAACGTTTGAAAGTTATTAGGCAACTAAAAACACTCCTTCCCCAATGCAGAACAATTAACGCTTTTCAGTAATAGTTCTTGTATGAAGCGTATCCAAACGCAAAATAGCTTGATAGAAGAAACTTTAGTTCTACCACATTTGGAAAAGTCCTCTAGTTTATCTTGAAAATTTCACACTCCTACAACTTCAGAACACATGGCACCAGAGAAGCCTttatcaaagacactagaatattctagtgtctttgcctatacatatgtatgtcgTTAAAAACTCATTTTCAAATGCTTTTTTTCAATCGTACAAGATCGTGGGGGTGAAAAACATGGTCATTGTATTCAGGTACACTGATATGAccactaaaatatatatatattttttaaaacttcTGATATTAAACATAAAGAAGTCTTAAGAAGTCACGATCGCAACACCAACATAAAATAGCTAGAATTGCCACTAGCCGCCAGATCACATGACTTCCCGCATTAAGCCGTTAAAAACAACCCAAGTAGAAACAAAACTTAATTGGTATCGCTTGTAGGTATTCATAAAATggtataaatacatatatatgcacatatgaTGATTTTTGGGATATTTACTTTCGATCATTTGCCAGTGTTGTCAATGCAGTATTTCCCAAATTAATTTCAGCTACATACATAAGGGATTTTTCTGAGCCCCAAAAAGACTTTTTATCCTTTTCTTTATCGGTTTATtagaatttatatattttaaggaTGTGTCTTGTAGTAAATTCAAAGCCTGCCAAGCCCTCCTTGACGCCAAATGACTCAAAAAGAAGCTGGCAAAAACTCGACAAAAGAACACCCAACATCACGTAATTGTTTTTCTGCATACTACTAGTGTATGCGAATATGTTTTTAAATCGTGGTTtccaaaatcaaaaatgtatgtatatattgatGGTCAATTACCTGTATTTCGAGTAAAAGTTCCTGCTTCTTGCGTCGCAGCTCAATCAGCAGTTTTTGCTGCTCCGGTGTAAGTTCTGCAAGAACGAGGCGAATCAATAATAATTCATATATTTGTTTCTGGGCATTTTGTAAATTGTatcgcagcaacaacagtaaAAAAAACACCAGAGCAGCATTCCAGGCATACGCACccaacacacatacacacgtgCATGCACGAGCTGTTTGCGATGCGATGAAAGCATCTTGTGGGCTACGTCACAAGCTTAGGCcgataaataaacaattttcggTTGTCGAAACCACAATGGCTTGCTAATTGTGCAAATTGGCTTATTAGCGTTACCAAAGCTCTTCGGACTCAATTCTGATGAAGGCCAAAAACGAGAACACAT contains the following coding sequences:
- the LOC116803623 gene encoding zinc finger BED domain-containing protein 1-like, encoding MASKRKHSKVWNFFDSVDEKSAKCKYCKTVLSVAGGSQGNLSRHLKNKHPAALEETKRQTNESRQEANTPQIIGPQQQVITSFIQRPPAAGKAEKIDRQLVRMIAKGHHALRIVEEPDFKQLIDDVSNCPGYKMPTRKTLSNVLLPKLRDEIVGSVKEKMELASAVCLTTDCWTSLANESYIAVTAHFIESKATVMSSHMIACEAFVEQHSGQNLCAFFQKIAERWSIENKISAVVSDNAANIVNAIKTGYWPHIPCFAHSLNLIV